Proteins co-encoded in one Medicago truncatula cultivar Jemalong A17 chromosome 8, MtrunA17r5.0-ANR, whole genome shotgun sequence genomic window:
- the LOC120577438 gene encoding uncharacterized protein produces the protein MNVLSANVVQQLSFSFSKSLSSFEWENKNKNALFLTVTVAKPPSRSTVIRMGGGPRTYPGGVSKWQWKRMQAKKAKQLLKARLCRERQIYEMRKRAELKAAVSDLERPWEVVEKPPKLFSIKADEQLKVLADRFQKPGGFDLWTENDGPQLFQTPDELPSARFFPKGVVHSIKPYMKVTSDDLLEGSDVLENDGGEGYGSDDVHDGEGGSSSPLNYGRNEVNVGSRLQKNGNGRRYLSDNVDRSHDGERSSHLSAERSELNVRGGLKKNGNGRRYLSEDVVRSHDGERSSHLSTGRSELNVRGGFRKNENGRCYLPEDVDQFHDGERSSHLSTRKTELNVRGGLRKNGSRYSLGDVDRPDNEDPYSSLNSGRNGSNIDARMRKHGNGRKFIPKGVDGSDDAERSSPSHARNGASFDGNFGNKGSARRVLSNDGDAVRSNGSGDIRLRRKESGKRFMSKDVNGSNGMYAGRDASGRTQRGSNSIAGRRYGKYTQRSSNNVSRRVRDADSEVYDMGLQQDGSYQFLQNEQPDSTSW, from the coding sequence ATGAATGTGTTATCCGCCAATGTCGTACAACAACTGTCATTTTCATTCTCAAAATCTTTATCAAGTTTTGAATGggagaacaagaacaagaatgCGCTGTTCCTTACGGTGACTGTAGCAAAACCACCTTCTCGTTCAACTGTCATCCGAATGGGTGGTGGGCCAAGGACGTATCCAGGCGGGGTGTCCAAGTGGCAATGGAAGCGTATGCAGGCCAAGAAGGCCAAGCAACTCTTGAAGGCACGACTGTGCCGGGAGCGGCAGATATATGAAATGAGGAAGAGGGCTGAGCTTAAGGCTGCTGTGTCTGACTTGGAGAGGCCCTGGGAGGTGGTTGAGAAGCCCCCTAAGTTGTTCTCTATCAAAGCCGATGAGCAGCTCAAGGTTTTGGCTGATAGGTTTCAGAAGCCTGGTGGGTTTGACCTTTGGACTGAAAATGATGGACCTCAGTTGTTTCAAACCCCTGATGAGTTGCCTTCTGCAAGGTTCTTTCCTAAAGGGGTTGTTCATAGTATCAAGCCTTATATGAAGGTTACTAGTGATGACTTGTTGGAGGGATCTGATGTTCTAGAAAATGATGGCGGTGAAGGGTATGGGTCAGATGATGTTCATGATGGTGAGGGTGGTTCTTCTTCTCCTTTGAATTATGGGAGGAATGAAGTGAATGTTGGCAGTCGATTGCAAAAGAATGGGAATGGAAGGAGGTATTTGTCAGATAATGTTGATCGGTCTCATGATGGGGAGCGTTCTTCTCATTTGAGTGCTGAGAGGAGTGAATTGAATGTTCGTGGTGGATTGAAAAAGAACGGGAATGGGAGGAGGTATTTGTCAGAGGATGTTGTTCGGTCCCATGATGGGGAGCGTTCTTCTCATTTGAGTACTGGGAGGAGTGAACTGAATGTTCGTGGTGGATTCAGAAAGAATGAAAATGGGAGGTGTTATTTGCCAGAAGATGTCGATCAGTTCCATGATGGGGAGCGTTCTTCTCATTTGAGTACTAGGAAGACCGAGTTGAATGTTCGTGGTGGATTGAGAAAGAACGGGAGTAGGTATTCATTAGGGGATGTTGATCGGCCAGATAATGAAGATCCTTAttcttctttgaattctggGAGGAATGGATCAAATATTGATGCTAGAATGAGGAAGCACGGGAATGGAAGGAAGTTTATTCCAAAGGGTGTAGATGGGTCGGATGATGCAGAGCGTTCTTCTCCTTCACATGCGAGGAATGGAGCGAGTTTTGATGGCAATTTCGGGAATAAAGGGAGTGCAAGGAGGGTTTTATCCAACGATGGTGATGCTGTTAGGTCTAATGGATCTGGTGATATTAGATTGAGGAGGAAGGAGAGTGGAAAGAGGTTTATGTCAAAGGATGTTAATGGGTCTAATGGGATGTATGCAGGAAGAGATGCTTCTGGCAGAACACAGAGAGGGAGTAATTCCATTGCAGGCAGGAGATATGGAAAATATACTCAGAGGAGTTCAAACAATGTTTCACGAAGGGTTAGAGATGCAGATTCTGAAGTTTATGATATGGGTTTACAACAAGATGGAAGTTATCAATTCTTACAGAATGAGCAACCTGACTCTACAAGCTGGTAA
- the LOC112417173 gene encoding putative ABC transporter C family member 15 isoform X2, with protein MALENFYSILFGETKLRNFSWTTWQPLVSPCLLEHVTLPLEFGFLVILLVQFIRNCMNNITKQNKVSEVHPNCIKFGFPYKISIACTTSLLAIHALMLILMLNHEPQCTSKLQTYTSEIIQVLSSATILIAICKMSKTNANFHWIVRLWWFFSFLLSIISTALHVHFSIKNKGVIGIKEYADFLGLVVSTCLLVVSTRGKTGIVIIATNGSISEPLLEEKNEKHSSECLKESPYGKATIFQLINFSWLNPLFAVGYKKPLQLDDIPNLDIKDSAEYLNCAFDESLRKVKEKDGTTNPSIYKAIYLFARKKAAINALFAIISASASYVGPYLITDFVNFLTEKDSRGLKSGYLLSLGFLCAKMVEVIAQRQWIFGARQLGLRLRAALISHVYKKGLHLSSRSRQSHSGGEIMNYMSVDVQRITDFVWYVNVIWMLPIQISLAVIILQTNLGLGSLAALAATLAVMTLNIPLTKIQKRYQTKIMDAKDNRMKTTSEILKNMRTLKLQAWDGEFFQRIESLRSVEYGWLSKSLRQQAFSAFIFWGSPTFISVITFWTCMFLGIELTAGRVLSAFATFRMLQDPIFSLPDLLNVIAQGKVSVDRIASFLKKEEIQHDVIEYVSKDKTEFDVVIEKGRFSWDPETAIPTLDEIELRVKRGMKVAICGSVGSGKSSMLSGVLGEIFKQSGNVKISGTKAYVPQSAWILTGNIRDNITFGKEFDEDKYEKTVEACALKKDFELFSCGDLTEIGERGINMSGGQKQRIQIARAVYQDADIYLFDDPFSAVDAHTGTHLFKECLLGILKEKTILFVTHQVEFLPAADLILVMQNGRIAQAGTFEELLKQNIGFELLVGAHSKALESVLTVGNSSQANLNPIPEGECITYSNSSSELLHTQLDTVQDNPPTESKGNNDGKLVQDEERETGSISKEVYWSYLTTVKGGILIPIILLAQSSFQILQIASNYWMAWVCPTKSDAKPIFDMNFILLIYMVLSVAGSLCVLLRATLVLNVGLWTAQTFFTRMLHNVQRAPMSFFDSTPTGRILNRASTDQGVLDLEMANKIGWCAFSIIQILGTIAVMCQAAWQVFIIFIPVTAICIWYQRYYNPTARELARLAQIQITPILHHFSESLAGAASIRAFDQEGRFMSTNLVLLDGFSRPWFHNVSAMEWLSYRLNLLSNFVFAFSLVLLVSLPEGFINPSIAGLAVTYGINLNVLQASVIWNICNAENKMISVERILQYTNIASESPLVIEDSRPPRNWPETGTICFQNLQIRYAEHLPSVLKNITCTFPGRKKIGVVGRTGSGKSTLIQAIFRIVEPREGCIMIDNVDICEIGLHDLRSRLSIIPQDPALFEGTVRGNLDPLEQYSDSEVWEALDKCQLGHLVRAKEEKLDSPVVENGDNWSAGQRQLFCLGRALLKKSSILVLDEATASVDSATDGVIQDIICQEFNNRTVVTIAHRIHTVIDSDLVLVLSDGRIAEYDEPSKLLEREDSFFYKLIKEYSSRSHSFNNLATQHVQDRE; from the exons AGCTAAGAAATTTTTCATGGACTACATGGCAGCCATTAGTCTCACCATGCTTGTTGGAACATGTAACTTTACCTCTAGAGTTTGGCTTTCTTGTGATATTGTTAGTCCAATTCATAAGAAATTGCATGAACAACATCACCAAGCAAAACAAGGTCTCAGAAGTGCATCCAAATTGCATAAAATTTGGTTTTCCTTACAAAATAAGCATAGCTTGCACCACTTCATTGTTGGCTATTCATGCCTTAATGCTAATATTGATGCTCAATCATGAGCCTCAGTGTACTTCAAAACTTCAAACTTATACATCAGAGATCATTCAAGTGTTATCATCTGCGACTATTCTAATAGCAATATGCAAGATGTCAAAAACAAATGCTAATTTCCATTGGATTGTAAGGCTTTGGTGGTTTTTCAGTTTCCTTTTGAGCATTATCAGCACAGCCCTTCATGTCCATTTCAGTATAAAAAACAAGGGTGTTATTGGTATAAAAGAATATGCAGATTTCCTTGGTTTGGTTGTTTCAACATGTCTGTTAGTTGTTTCAACAAGAGGGAAAACAGGCATAGTCATCATTGCAACAAATGGTAGCATATCTGAACCACTTTTGGAAGAGAAAAATGAGAAACATTCTTCTGAGTGTCTAAAAGAATCACCATATGGAAAAGCTACAATTTTTCAATTGATAAATTTCTCATGGCTCAATCCGTTGTTTGCGGTAGGGTATAAGAAACCTCTTCAATTGGATGACATTCCTAATCTTGACATCAAGGACTCTGCTGAATATCTAAATTGCGCATTTGATGAGAGTCTTAGAAAAGTTAAGGAAAAAGATGGAACTACAAATCCATCTATCTACAAGGCAATCTATTTATTTGCTAGAAAAAAAGCGGCAATCAACGCGCTTTTTGCAATAATAAGCGCTTCAGCATCTTATGTTGGTCCATATTTGATCACTGACTTTGTGAATTTCCTCACCGAGAAGGACAGTCGCGGACTAAAGAGCGGATACCTTTTGTCGCTAGGTTTCTTATGTGCTAAAATGGTTGAGGTTATAGCTCAGAGGCAATGGATTTTCGGTGCTCGGCAATTAGGCCTCCGCCTAAGGGCCGCATTGATATCACATGTATACAAGAAGGGCTTACATCTGTCAAGCCGATCGCGTCAAAGTCATTCTGGTGGTGAGATAATGAACTACATGAGTGTAGATGTGCAGAGGATTACGGATTTCGTTTGGTATGTAAACGTTATTTGGATGCTGCCGATACAAATTTCCTTAGCTGTTATCATTTTGCAGACAAATCTTGGATTAGGTTCATTGGCTGCATTAGCTGCTACACTAGCAGTTATGACTTTGAACATACCTTTAACGAAAATACAGAAAAGATACCAAACCAAGATCATGGATGCAAAAGACAACAGAATGAAGACCACTTCAGAAATTCTCAAAAACATGAGGACATTGAAACTTCAAGCATGGGATGGTGAGTTTTTCCAAAGGATAGAATCATTGAGAAGTGTTGAATATGGTTGGTTATCAAAGTCATTAAGACAACAGGCGTTTTCGGCTTTTATCTTCTGGGGTTCACCTACATTCATTTCAGTGATAACCTTCTGGACATGCATGTTCTTAGGAATTGAACTGACAGCCGGAAGGGTCTTATCTGCATTCGCGACATTCCGAATGTTACAAGATCCAATCTTCAGTCTACCTGATTTACTCAATGTCATTGCTCAAGGAAAAGTTTCCGTCGATAGGATTGCTTCTTTTCTTAAGAAGGAAGAAATCCAACATGATGTAATTGAATATGTTTCTAAGGACAAAACAGAATTTGATGTAGTTATTGAGAAAGGAAGATTCAGTTGGGATCCTGAGACAGCAATTCCAACACTTGATGAAATTGAGTTGAGAGTAAAGAGAGGAATGAAGGTTGCAATTTGTGGTTCTGTTGGTTCCGGGAAATCTAGTATGCTCTCAGGAGTTTTGGGAGAGATATTTAAACAATCAGGGAATGTTAAGATTAGTGGAACAAAGGCTTATGTTCCACAATCAGCATGGATACTTACTGGAAATATTAGGGACAATATAACCTTTGGAAAAGAGTTTGATGAAGATAAGTATGAAAAAACTGTTGAAGCATGTGCATTGAAAAAGGACTTTGAACTATTCTCATGTGGTGATTTGACTGAGATTGGTGAAAGAGGGATTAATATGAGTGGTGGACAGAAACAAAGAATACAGATAGCTAGAGCTGTTTATCAAGATGCTGACATATACCTTTTTGATGATCCTTTTAGTGCTGTCGATGCTCATACTGGCACTCACCTCTTTAAG GAATGTCTTTTGGGGATTCTCAAAGAAAAAACTATACTTTTTGTTACACACCAAGTTGAGTTTCTTCCAGCAGCAGACCTCATTCTG GTGATGCAAAATGGAAGGATTGCACAAGCTGGAACATTTGAAGAACTTCTAAAGCAAAATATAGGATTTGAATTATTAGTTGGTGCTCATAGCAAAGCACTAGAGTCAGTTCTTACGGTTGGAAATTCAAGTCAAGCAAATTTAAATCCAATACCTGAAGGAGAATGCATCACCTACTCGAACTCAAGTTCTGAACTTTTACACACACAACTTGACACAGTGCAAGATAATCCTCCTACAGAAAGCAAAGGAAATAATGATGGAAAATTGGTTCaagatgaagaaagagaaaCAGGAAGCATATCAAAAGAAGTTTACTGGTCTTATTTGACAACTGTTAAAGGAGGAATTCTTATTCCAATCATACTATTGGCACAGTCTTCTTTCCAAATACTTCAGATTGCTAGTAACTATTGGATGGCTTGGGTTTGTCCTACAAAATCTGATGCTAAGCCTATATTTGATATGAATTTCATACTACTTATTTATATGGTACTTTCTGTTGCTGGTTCCCTTTGTGTTCTCCTGAGAGCCACGTTGGTGTTAAATGTTGGACTTTGGACAGCACAAACTTTTTTCACAAGAATGTTGCATAATGTGCAACGAGCCCCCATGTCATTTTTTGATTCTACCCCAACTGGAAGAATCTTGAACAGG GCCTCCACAGATCAAGGTGTGCTAGACTTAGAAATGGCAAATAAAATAGGATGGTGTGCTTTCTCAATAATACAAATTCTTGGCACTATTGCGGTGATGTGTCAGGCAGCATGGCAAGTATTTATCATCTTCATTCCAGTAACTGCAATCTGCATATGGTATCAA CGATATTATAATCCGACAGCAAGAGAACTGGCTCGCTTAGCACAGATACAAATTACTCCAATTCTCCACCATTTTTCAGAATCTTTAGCAGGAGCTGCATCAATACGAGCTTTCGATCAAGAAGGCCGTTTCATGAGCACAAATCTTGTTCTTCTGGATGGCTTCTCAAGGCCATGGTTTCATAACGTGTCTGCAATGGAATGGCTTTCTTACAGATTGAACCTgctttcaaattttgtttttgcctTTTCACTTGTCTTGCTAGTGAGCCTCCCTGAAGGTTTCATAAATCCAA GTATTGCAGGGTTAGCAGTAACATATGGAATCAATTTGAATGTCTTGCAAGCTTCGGTTATATGGAACATTTGCAATGCAGAAAACAAGATGATATCAGTTGAAAGAATTCTTCAATATACAAATATCGCAAGTGAATCACCTCTTGTGATTGAAGACTCCCGGCCGCCAAGAAACTGGCCAGAAACTGGAACAATATGTTTCCAAAATTTGCAG ATACGATACGCTGAACATCTACCATCTGTGTTGAAAAATATCACTTGCACTTTTCCTGGAAGGAAGAAAATAGGTGTTGTAGGACGAACTGGCAGTGGAAAATCAACCCTCATACAGGCAATTTTCAGGATTGTTGAACCAAGAGAGGGATGCATTATGATTGACAATGTGGACATATGTGAGATAGGTCTCCATGACTTAAGGTCAAGGCTCAGCATTATCCCACAGGATCCAGCCTTGTTTGAAGGCACAGTCAGAGGAAACCTGGACCCTCTGGAGCAATACTCTGACAGTGAAGTGTGGGAG gCACTAGATAAATGTCAGCTAGGTCACCTAGTGAGGGCCAAGGAAGAGAAGTTGGACTCCCCAG TGGTTGAAAATGGTGATAATTGGAGTGCTGGACAAAGGCAATTATTTTGCCTTGGAAGAGCTTTGCTGAAGAAAAGCAGCATTTTAGTACTAGATGAAGCAACAGCCTCAGTGGACTCTGCAACTGATGGGGTGATACAGGATATCATTTGTCAAGAGTTCAACAATCGAACAGTTGTCACAATAGCTCATCGAATCCACACAGTCATCGATAGTGACTTGGTTTTAGTTCTCAGCGATG GGAGAATTGCAGAATATGATGAACCATCAAAGTTACTTGAAAGAGAAGATTCCTTCTTCTACAAACTTATAAAAGAGTACTCTAGCAGATCCCAtagcttcaacaacttggcaactCAACATGTCCAAGACAGGGAATAA
- the LOC112417173 gene encoding putative ABC transporter C family member 15 isoform X1, whose protein sequence is MNRHEFDIALHLALTELRNFSWTTWQPLVSPCLLEHVTLPLEFGFLVILLVQFIRNCMNNITKQNKVSEVHPNCIKFGFPYKISIACTTSLLAIHALMLILMLNHEPQCTSKLQTYTSEIIQVLSSATILIAICKMSKTNANFHWIVRLWWFFSFLLSIISTALHVHFSIKNKGVIGIKEYADFLGLVVSTCLLVVSTRGKTGIVIIATNGSISEPLLEEKNEKHSSECLKESPYGKATIFQLINFSWLNPLFAVGYKKPLQLDDIPNLDIKDSAEYLNCAFDESLRKVKEKDGTTNPSIYKAIYLFARKKAAINALFAIISASASYVGPYLITDFVNFLTEKDSRGLKSGYLLSLGFLCAKMVEVIAQRQWIFGARQLGLRLRAALISHVYKKGLHLSSRSRQSHSGGEIMNYMSVDVQRITDFVWYVNVIWMLPIQISLAVIILQTNLGLGSLAALAATLAVMTLNIPLTKIQKRYQTKIMDAKDNRMKTTSEILKNMRTLKLQAWDGEFFQRIESLRSVEYGWLSKSLRQQAFSAFIFWGSPTFISVITFWTCMFLGIELTAGRVLSAFATFRMLQDPIFSLPDLLNVIAQGKVSVDRIASFLKKEEIQHDVIEYVSKDKTEFDVVIEKGRFSWDPETAIPTLDEIELRVKRGMKVAICGSVGSGKSSMLSGVLGEIFKQSGNVKISGTKAYVPQSAWILTGNIRDNITFGKEFDEDKYEKTVEACALKKDFELFSCGDLTEIGERGINMSGGQKQRIQIARAVYQDADIYLFDDPFSAVDAHTGTHLFKECLLGILKEKTILFVTHQVEFLPAADLILVMQNGRIAQAGTFEELLKQNIGFELLVGAHSKALESVLTVGNSSQANLNPIPEGECITYSNSSSELLHTQLDTVQDNPPTESKGNNDGKLVQDEERETGSISKEVYWSYLTTVKGGILIPIILLAQSSFQILQIASNYWMAWVCPTKSDAKPIFDMNFILLIYMVLSVAGSLCVLLRATLVLNVGLWTAQTFFTRMLHNVQRAPMSFFDSTPTGRILNRASTDQGVLDLEMANKIGWCAFSIIQILGTIAVMCQAAWQVFIIFIPVTAICIWYQRYYNPTARELARLAQIQITPILHHFSESLAGAASIRAFDQEGRFMSTNLVLLDGFSRPWFHNVSAMEWLSYRLNLLSNFVFAFSLVLLVSLPEGFINPSIAGLAVTYGINLNVLQASVIWNICNAENKMISVERILQYTNIASESPLVIEDSRPPRNWPETGTICFQNLQIRYAEHLPSVLKNITCTFPGRKKIGVVGRTGSGKSTLIQAIFRIVEPREGCIMIDNVDICEIGLHDLRSRLSIIPQDPALFEGTVRGNLDPLEQYSDSEVWEALDKCQLGHLVRAKEEKLDSPVVENGDNWSAGQRQLFCLGRALLKKSSILVLDEATASVDSATDGVIQDIICQEFNNRTVVTIAHRIHTVIDSDLVLVLSDGRIAEYDEPSKLLEREDSFFYKLIKEYSSRSHSFNNLATQHVQDRE, encoded by the exons ATGAATCGTCATGAGTTTGACATCGCTCTTCATTTGGCTTTGACAGAGCTAAGAAATTTTTCATGGACTACATGGCAGCCATTAGTCTCACCATGCTTGTTGGAACATGTAACTTTACCTCTAGAGTTTGGCTTTCTTGTGATATTGTTAGTCCAATTCATAAGAAATTGCATGAACAACATCACCAAGCAAAACAAGGTCTCAGAAGTGCATCCAAATTGCATAAAATTTGGTTTTCCTTACAAAATAAGCATAGCTTGCACCACTTCATTGTTGGCTATTCATGCCTTAATGCTAATATTGATGCTCAATCATGAGCCTCAGTGTACTTCAAAACTTCAAACTTATACATCAGAGATCATTCAAGTGTTATCATCTGCGACTATTCTAATAGCAATATGCAAGATGTCAAAAACAAATGCTAATTTCCATTGGATTGTAAGGCTTTGGTGGTTTTTCAGTTTCCTTTTGAGCATTATCAGCACAGCCCTTCATGTCCATTTCAGTATAAAAAACAAGGGTGTTATTGGTATAAAAGAATATGCAGATTTCCTTGGTTTGGTTGTTTCAACATGTCTGTTAGTTGTTTCAACAAGAGGGAAAACAGGCATAGTCATCATTGCAACAAATGGTAGCATATCTGAACCACTTTTGGAAGAGAAAAATGAGAAACATTCTTCTGAGTGTCTAAAAGAATCACCATATGGAAAAGCTACAATTTTTCAATTGATAAATTTCTCATGGCTCAATCCGTTGTTTGCGGTAGGGTATAAGAAACCTCTTCAATTGGATGACATTCCTAATCTTGACATCAAGGACTCTGCTGAATATCTAAATTGCGCATTTGATGAGAGTCTTAGAAAAGTTAAGGAAAAAGATGGAACTACAAATCCATCTATCTACAAGGCAATCTATTTATTTGCTAGAAAAAAAGCGGCAATCAACGCGCTTTTTGCAATAATAAGCGCTTCAGCATCTTATGTTGGTCCATATTTGATCACTGACTTTGTGAATTTCCTCACCGAGAAGGACAGTCGCGGACTAAAGAGCGGATACCTTTTGTCGCTAGGTTTCTTATGTGCTAAAATGGTTGAGGTTATAGCTCAGAGGCAATGGATTTTCGGTGCTCGGCAATTAGGCCTCCGCCTAAGGGCCGCATTGATATCACATGTATACAAGAAGGGCTTACATCTGTCAAGCCGATCGCGTCAAAGTCATTCTGGTGGTGAGATAATGAACTACATGAGTGTAGATGTGCAGAGGATTACGGATTTCGTTTGGTATGTAAACGTTATTTGGATGCTGCCGATACAAATTTCCTTAGCTGTTATCATTTTGCAGACAAATCTTGGATTAGGTTCATTGGCTGCATTAGCTGCTACACTAGCAGTTATGACTTTGAACATACCTTTAACGAAAATACAGAAAAGATACCAAACCAAGATCATGGATGCAAAAGACAACAGAATGAAGACCACTTCAGAAATTCTCAAAAACATGAGGACATTGAAACTTCAAGCATGGGATGGTGAGTTTTTCCAAAGGATAGAATCATTGAGAAGTGTTGAATATGGTTGGTTATCAAAGTCATTAAGACAACAGGCGTTTTCGGCTTTTATCTTCTGGGGTTCACCTACATTCATTTCAGTGATAACCTTCTGGACATGCATGTTCTTAGGAATTGAACTGACAGCCGGAAGGGTCTTATCTGCATTCGCGACATTCCGAATGTTACAAGATCCAATCTTCAGTCTACCTGATTTACTCAATGTCATTGCTCAAGGAAAAGTTTCCGTCGATAGGATTGCTTCTTTTCTTAAGAAGGAAGAAATCCAACATGATGTAATTGAATATGTTTCTAAGGACAAAACAGAATTTGATGTAGTTATTGAGAAAGGAAGATTCAGTTGGGATCCTGAGACAGCAATTCCAACACTTGATGAAATTGAGTTGAGAGTAAAGAGAGGAATGAAGGTTGCAATTTGTGGTTCTGTTGGTTCCGGGAAATCTAGTATGCTCTCAGGAGTTTTGGGAGAGATATTTAAACAATCAGGGAATGTTAAGATTAGTGGAACAAAGGCTTATGTTCCACAATCAGCATGGATACTTACTGGAAATATTAGGGACAATATAACCTTTGGAAAAGAGTTTGATGAAGATAAGTATGAAAAAACTGTTGAAGCATGTGCATTGAAAAAGGACTTTGAACTATTCTCATGTGGTGATTTGACTGAGATTGGTGAAAGAGGGATTAATATGAGTGGTGGACAGAAACAAAGAATACAGATAGCTAGAGCTGTTTATCAAGATGCTGACATATACCTTTTTGATGATCCTTTTAGTGCTGTCGATGCTCATACTGGCACTCACCTCTTTAAG GAATGTCTTTTGGGGATTCTCAAAGAAAAAACTATACTTTTTGTTACACACCAAGTTGAGTTTCTTCCAGCAGCAGACCTCATTCTG GTGATGCAAAATGGAAGGATTGCACAAGCTGGAACATTTGAAGAACTTCTAAAGCAAAATATAGGATTTGAATTATTAGTTGGTGCTCATAGCAAAGCACTAGAGTCAGTTCTTACGGTTGGAAATTCAAGTCAAGCAAATTTAAATCCAATACCTGAAGGAGAATGCATCACCTACTCGAACTCAAGTTCTGAACTTTTACACACACAACTTGACACAGTGCAAGATAATCCTCCTACAGAAAGCAAAGGAAATAATGATGGAAAATTGGTTCaagatgaagaaagagaaaCAGGAAGCATATCAAAAGAAGTTTACTGGTCTTATTTGACAACTGTTAAAGGAGGAATTCTTATTCCAATCATACTATTGGCACAGTCTTCTTTCCAAATACTTCAGATTGCTAGTAACTATTGGATGGCTTGGGTTTGTCCTACAAAATCTGATGCTAAGCCTATATTTGATATGAATTTCATACTACTTATTTATATGGTACTTTCTGTTGCTGGTTCCCTTTGTGTTCTCCTGAGAGCCACGTTGGTGTTAAATGTTGGACTTTGGACAGCACAAACTTTTTTCACAAGAATGTTGCATAATGTGCAACGAGCCCCCATGTCATTTTTTGATTCTACCCCAACTGGAAGAATCTTGAACAGG GCCTCCACAGATCAAGGTGTGCTAGACTTAGAAATGGCAAATAAAATAGGATGGTGTGCTTTCTCAATAATACAAATTCTTGGCACTATTGCGGTGATGTGTCAGGCAGCATGGCAAGTATTTATCATCTTCATTCCAGTAACTGCAATCTGCATATGGTATCAA CGATATTATAATCCGACAGCAAGAGAACTGGCTCGCTTAGCACAGATACAAATTACTCCAATTCTCCACCATTTTTCAGAATCTTTAGCAGGAGCTGCATCAATACGAGCTTTCGATCAAGAAGGCCGTTTCATGAGCACAAATCTTGTTCTTCTGGATGGCTTCTCAAGGCCATGGTTTCATAACGTGTCTGCAATGGAATGGCTTTCTTACAGATTGAACCTgctttcaaattttgtttttgcctTTTCACTTGTCTTGCTAGTGAGCCTCCCTGAAGGTTTCATAAATCCAA GTATTGCAGGGTTAGCAGTAACATATGGAATCAATTTGAATGTCTTGCAAGCTTCGGTTATATGGAACATTTGCAATGCAGAAAACAAGATGATATCAGTTGAAAGAATTCTTCAATATACAAATATCGCAAGTGAATCACCTCTTGTGATTGAAGACTCCCGGCCGCCAAGAAACTGGCCAGAAACTGGAACAATATGTTTCCAAAATTTGCAG ATACGATACGCTGAACATCTACCATCTGTGTTGAAAAATATCACTTGCACTTTTCCTGGAAGGAAGAAAATAGGTGTTGTAGGACGAACTGGCAGTGGAAAATCAACCCTCATACAGGCAATTTTCAGGATTGTTGAACCAAGAGAGGGATGCATTATGATTGACAATGTGGACATATGTGAGATAGGTCTCCATGACTTAAGGTCAAGGCTCAGCATTATCCCACAGGATCCAGCCTTGTTTGAAGGCACAGTCAGAGGAAACCTGGACCCTCTGGAGCAATACTCTGACAGTGAAGTGTGGGAG gCACTAGATAAATGTCAGCTAGGTCACCTAGTGAGGGCCAAGGAAGAGAAGTTGGACTCCCCAG TGGTTGAAAATGGTGATAATTGGAGTGCTGGACAAAGGCAATTATTTTGCCTTGGAAGAGCTTTGCTGAAGAAAAGCAGCATTTTAGTACTAGATGAAGCAACAGCCTCAGTGGACTCTGCAACTGATGGGGTGATACAGGATATCATTTGTCAAGAGTTCAACAATCGAACAGTTGTCACAATAGCTCATCGAATCCACACAGTCATCGATAGTGACTTGGTTTTAGTTCTCAGCGATG GGAGAATTGCAGAATATGATGAACCATCAAAGTTACTTGAAAGAGAAGATTCCTTCTTCTACAAACTTATAAAAGAGTACTCTAGCAGATCCCAtagcttcaacaacttggcaactCAACATGTCCAAGACAGGGAATAA